From Lentimicrobiaceae bacterium, a single genomic window includes:
- a CDS encoding helix-turn-helix transcriptional regulator: MDKAKIYSDEQYKIARFAKALSHPVRVYILNYIASNTKTCCYSGDLHENLDIARSTLSEHLKELKAAGLIQGEINPPYIKYCINKENWAFAESLFRNFFKE, encoded by the coding sequence ATGGACAAAGCTAAGATTTATTCCGACGAACAATATAAAATAGCCCGTTTTGCCAAGGCTTTATCGCATCCGGTGCGGGTTTATATACTTAACTATATTGCCAGTAATACCAAAACCTGCTGTTACAGCGGCGATTTGCATGAAAATCTCGATATTGCTCGTTCAACTTTGTCTGAACATCTCAAAGAATTGAAAGCCGCCGGATTGATTCAGGGGGAGATTAACCCTCCCTATATTAAATATTGTATCAACAAGGAGAACTGGGCTTTTGCTGAATCGCTTTTCCGTAATTTTTTTAAGGAATAG
- a CDS encoding TM0996/MTH895 family glutaredoxin-like protein, with product MEIKVLGPGCQKCKALEKATREVVEENKIDATVTKVDDIMEIMKFGVMTTPALVVDGKVVVKGRVPSNDEIAKFILG from the coding sequence ATGGAAATTAAAGTTTTAGGTCCTGGCTGCCAAAAATGTAAAGCCCTCGAAAAAGCAACCCGTGAAGTGGTTGAAGAGAACAAAATCGATGCAACTGTGACTAAAGTTGACGATATCATGGAAATAATGAAATTTGGAGTGATGACCACTCCCGCATTGGTGGTTGATGGAAAGGTAGTCGTGAAAGGCCGTGTTCCTTCTAATGATGAAATTGCAAAGTTTATTCTGGGTTAA
- a CDS encoding arsenate reductase ArsC, with amino-acid sequence MKILILCTGNSCRSQMAHGFLQSFDPRLVVCSAGTDASGRLNQKAVQVMSEIGVDISTHTSDSVEKYLDEEWDYVITVCGGANESCPAFSGKVKNRLHMGFDDPSHAVGTDEFVYSEFIRVRNEIKEGFLKFYLENIQE; translated from the coding sequence ATGAAGATTCTGATTCTTTGTACTGGAAATTCATGCCGTTCGCAAATGGCTCATGGCTTTTTACAATCATTTGATCCTCGTCTGGTTGTTTGTTCAGCCGGTACTGATGCTTCTGGCAGGCTTAATCAAAAAGCCGTTCAGGTGATGAGCGAAATAGGAGTGGATATCAGCACGCACACTTCCGATTCGGTTGAAAAATATCTCGATGAGGAGTGGGATTATGTGATTACTGTTTGCGGAGGAGCTAATGAGTCTTGTCCCGCTTTCTCTGGTAAAGTGAAAAATCGTTTACATATGGGTTTTGATGATCCTTCCCATGCTGTGGGTACTGATGAGTTTGTTTATAGCGAATTTATCAGGGTTAGGAATGAAATAAAGGAAGGTTTTCTGAAATTCTATCTCGAAAATATTCAGGAATAA
- a CDS encoding M6 family metalloprotease domain-containing protein has protein sequence MKRLLLLICLAELLITTSTFGVSVSKQAVQVYQPDGSKIECYASGDEYYNFLEDKDGFTIVQASDGYYYYGISENGMVVASPYRVNTVDPNTTGIRKGVRISKERYNSKRALFNDGNSRSASGLSTGAFNNIVIYLKFSDDTDFIIPRQDYDNKFNLPEGNSLKSYFHEVSYSKLTIHSTHLPESDAMANQSYTDAHPRSYFEPYNATTNPSGYTDEPDRRLREHTLVKDAVEWLNTNSPVPANLNIDSDDDGKIDNISFIVRGNNSVWSGLLWSHKWALGSFNVYMNNKQVWNYIFVPESQASVTTICHEMFHTLGAPDLYHYHDDGADISPVYEYDIMANGSGHMTSYMKWKYTNQSWIESIPEITESGTYTLSPLTSPANNCYKIASPYSSVEYFVLEYRRSTGTFEGSRPGSGLIVYRVNPLIEGNTDGPPDELYIFRPNGTNTTNGEPWNAYFSQQAGRTTLNDETNPAAFLQNGNISGLNVYNISEAGNTISFSVDFNPIQNPVQFMANAITEEQIELSWQKKNQEDRVLLAYHNSPDFGQPEEGHIYPAGSTLPGGGEVIYSGHLSDFDHDSLLPSTVYYYKLWSADSTISYSSGVTVSASTHCTVVTLPFSESFSENIFPLCWTQQTSGTDISGNWEVSVTNNTNGNANEIKSTWQNRSQAFTRLVSPAINTLGVTELSVCFKYLLNDYGPGAILKIQSSADGINWTNGSWSIETSSAAISLPTQVNTSIATNPSSPQWYLAFTVEGDLSQYNYWYIDDITVSALSMQQVNVASSASPDQGGIVSGTGTYNFGTSVKLVAAANSGYKFNCWSENGAVIATDPKITISADCNREITANFSLSEFNISALTNNDSCGTTTGGGIYNYGNTANITAQPNEGWTFLYWSESGRVVSTNNNYRFIVDSDHVLVANFTRLYNISANADSDIKGYTTGSQQYTRGENAIAMAYANSGFKFVCWTENGEKISEEATFSFSVQSDRNLTAVFEPAALSNHGVNENFIAYPNPTQGLLNIESIQYPGCLIENIVVYNAKKQHIFNQSSVISGQKTSIDFSNHPNGIYFVRLNSNTLNEATIKVVVKK, from the coding sequence ATGAAAAGGCTCTTACTCCTTATTTGCCTTGCAGAACTCCTTATCACCACATCCACATTTGGTGTTTCAGTGAGCAAACAGGCCGTTCAGGTTTATCAACCTGACGGGAGCAAAATAGAGTGCTATGCTTCAGGGGATGAGTATTACAATTTTCTTGAGGACAAGGATGGATTTACCATTGTTCAGGCCAGCGATGGCTATTATTATTATGGTATTTCAGAAAACGGCATGGTTGTCGCTTCTCCTTACAGGGTAAATACAGTCGATCCGAACACCACCGGAATCAGGAAAGGAGTCAGAATTTCAAAGGAGAGGTACAACAGTAAAAGAGCTTTATTTAATGATGGCAACAGCCGTTCGGCCAGCGGGTTATCTACTGGAGCATTCAACAACATTGTTATTTACCTGAAATTCTCCGACGATACGGACTTTATCATACCGCGCCAGGATTACGACAACAAATTCAATCTTCCCGAAGGGAACTCACTCAAATCATACTTTCACGAAGTTTCCTATTCTAAACTAACAATTCACTCAACGCATTTGCCCGAAAGCGATGCAATGGCCAACCAATCCTATACAGACGCACACCCTCGCAGTTATTTTGAGCCATACAACGCCACAACAAACCCATCAGGATACACCGACGAGCCCGACAGGCGACTGCGCGAGCACACATTGGTGAAAGATGCAGTGGAATGGTTGAATACAAATTCACCAGTTCCGGCAAATCTTAATATCGACAGTGATGACGATGGGAAAATTGACAATATCAGCTTCATTGTCAGAGGCAATAACAGCGTCTGGTCAGGTTTACTATGGTCACACAAATGGGCATTAGGCTCGTTTAATGTTTACATGAATAACAAACAGGTTTGGAATTACATATTTGTGCCTGAATCACAAGCTTCTGTCACTACAATTTGCCATGAGATGTTTCATACGCTCGGAGCACCTGATTTGTACCACTATCATGACGACGGAGCTGACATATCACCTGTTTATGAATATGACATCATGGCCAATGGCAGTGGTCATATGACCTCATACATGAAATGGAAATACACAAATCAGTCCTGGATTGAATCAATTCCTGAAATTACTGAATCAGGAACTTATACGCTTTCTCCGCTCACTTCACCTGCCAACAATTGCTACAAAATTGCCTCCCCCTACTCTTCAGTTGAATACTTCGTACTGGAATACCGCCGTTCAACAGGTACTTTTGAAGGCAGCAGACCCGGTTCAGGGCTTATTGTCTACAGGGTTAATCCGCTAATTGAAGGAAATACTGACGGGCCACCTGACGAATTATATATTTTCAGGCCCAACGGCACAAATACTACAAACGGCGAGCCATGGAATGCATATTTTTCGCAACAGGCAGGACGTACAACCCTGAATGATGAAACAAATCCTGCTGCATTTCTTCAGAACGGAAATATAAGCGGATTGAATGTATATAATATATCAGAAGCCGGCAACACCATTTCGTTCAGCGTTGACTTTAACCCAATCCAAAACCCTGTTCAATTTATGGCAAATGCCATTACAGAAGAACAGATAGAGTTATCGTGGCAGAAAAAAAACCAGGAAGACAGAGTACTGCTGGCTTATCATAATTCACCTGATTTTGGCCAACCTGAAGAAGGACACATTTACCCAGCAGGGAGCACGTTGCCCGGAGGAGGTGAAGTTATTTATTCAGGTCACCTCTCAGATTTTGATCATGATTCTCTTTTACCTTCCACCGTTTATTATTACAAACTTTGGTCTGCCGACAGCACCATTTCTTACTCTTCAGGCGTAACTGTTTCTGCAAGTACACATTGTACTGTTGTAACATTACCATTTTCCGAATCATTCTCAGAAAACATTTTCCCTTTATGCTGGACCCAACAAACCTCAGGGACTGACATTTCGGGCAACTGGGAAGTATCAGTTACCAATAACACAAACGGCAATGCCAACGAAATAAAATCAACCTGGCAAAACAGAAGTCAGGCATTTACCCGGCTTGTTTCGCCTGCCATAAATACTTTAGGAGTTACAGAGCTATCTGTTTGTTTCAAATATTTATTGAATGATTATGGCCCCGGAGCTATTTTAAAAATCCAATCAAGCGCCGATGGAATAAACTGGACCAACGGCTCATGGTCGATAGAAACATCATCGGCTGCCATTTCATTGCCAACACAGGTTAACACCTCCATTGCAACAAATCCTTCATCTCCGCAATGGTATCTGGCTTTTACTGTTGAAGGAGATCTTTCGCAGTACAATTATTGGTATATCGATGACATAACAGTATCAGCCCTTTCAATGCAACAGGTAAATGTTGCATCTTCCGCCAGTCCCGATCAGGGAGGCATCGTTTCAGGAACCGGTACATACAATTTCGGAACATCTGTTAAGTTGGTGGCAGCCGCAAATTCAGGATACAAATTCAACTGTTGGTCTGAAAACGGGGCTGTAATTGCCACTGACCCTAAAATTACCATATCAGCAGACTGCAACCGTGAAATAACAGCAAACTTTAGCTTATCCGAATTCAACATTTCGGCTCTAACAAACAACGATAGCTGCGGAACAACCACTGGAGGTGGCATTTACAATTACGGAAACACGGCAAACATTACTGCTCAGCCTAATGAAGGCTGGACCTTTTTATATTGGAGCGAAAGCGGCCGTGTGGTATCAACCAATAATAACTATCGCTTTATTGTCGATTCAGACCATGTGCTGGTTGCAAATTTTACCCGATTATACAACATCTCAGCCAATGCCGATTCTGACATAAAAGGATATACAACAGGCAGCCAACAATACACCAGGGGCGAAAATGCAATAGCGATGGCATATGCCAATAGTGGATTCAAATTCGTATGCTGGACTGAAAATGGCGAGAAAATATCAGAGGAAGCCACTTTTTCGTTTTCTGTACAAAGTGACAGAAATCTTACCGCGGTGTTTGAACCTGCAGCCCTTTCAAACCATGGTGTCAACGAAAATTTCATAGCATACCCCAACCCAACCCAGGGACTTCTCAATATTGAATCAATACAATACCCCGGTTGTTTGATTGAAAACATAGTTGTTTACAACGCAAAAAAACAGCATATCTTCAACCAAAGTTCAGTCATCTCAGGGCAAAAAACCAGCATCGACTTTTCCAACCACCCCAATGGAATCTACTTTGTAAGATTAAATTCAAACACCCTGAATGAAGCAACAATTAAAGTAGTTGTAAAAAAGTAA
- a CDS encoding agmatinase family protein: MKKEEIIATFDPSAAASGITGIFGLPFNAEQSDIIIIPVPWEVTVSYGSGTGDGPLAMNEASTQIDLHHHNYPELWKRGIFLDEYPMEIALMGKQAKANAQKVIEAIEDGIDPQKNQELTEVLNQVNNACIQMNNWVKNRAAYWKNQGKMVGLIGGDHSIPLGYIQLQGEHHADFGILHLDAHMDLRRAFEGFTYSHASIFYNALETVPQISKLVQIGIRDYCLQENELCADNPEKIAVYFDREIRRRLFTGENWHQLCLEIVSRLPQKVHISIDIDGLDPKLCPNTGTPVPGGLDFEELMHLLNVLKASGKEIIGFDLCEVAPGADSWDGNVGARVLYQLCGTMAG, encoded by the coding sequence ATGAAAAAGGAAGAAATAATTGCAACATTCGACCCCAGTGCAGCAGCTTCGGGTATTACCGGGATTTTTGGCTTGCCTTTCAATGCTGAACAGTCTGATATCATTATTATTCCTGTTCCGTGGGAAGTAACTGTAAGCTATGGCTCAGGAACAGGAGATGGGCCGCTGGCCATGAATGAAGCTTCAACACAAATAGACCTGCATCATCATAATTATCCTGAACTGTGGAAAAGAGGCATCTTTTTGGATGAGTATCCCATGGAGATTGCTTTGATGGGGAAACAGGCGAAAGCGAATGCTCAGAAAGTTATTGAAGCCATTGAGGATGGAATTGACCCTCAAAAGAATCAGGAACTTACAGAAGTTCTCAATCAGGTAAATAACGCCTGTATTCAAATGAATAACTGGGTTAAAAATAGAGCAGCTTATTGGAAAAATCAGGGGAAAATGGTGGGCCTGATCGGAGGAGACCATAGTATTCCTCTTGGTTATATTCAGTTGCAGGGAGAGCATCATGCTGATTTTGGTATCCTTCATCTCGATGCTCATATGGATTTAAGAAGGGCTTTTGAAGGGTTTACATATTCTCATGCTTCCATCTTTTACAATGCACTTGAAACTGTGCCGCAAATCAGTAAACTGGTTCAAATAGGCATCAGAGATTACTGCCTGCAGGAGAATGAATTGTGTGCAGATAACCCTGAAAAAATTGCGGTTTATTTCGACAGGGAAATCAGAAGAAGGCTGTTTACCGGTGAAAACTGGCATCAGCTATGTCTCGAAATAGTAAGCAGGCTTCCTCAAAAGGTTCATATTTCCATTGATATTGACGGTTTGGATCCTAAACTATGTCCGAACACTGGTACGCCGGTTCCCGGTGGGCTTGATTTTGAAGAGTTGATGCATCTGCTGAATGTGTTGAAAGCTAGCGGAAAGGAAATTATTGGTTTTGACCTTTGTGAAGTTGCTCCGGGTGCTGATAGCTGGGATGGCAATGTCGGAGCCAGGGTGCTTTATCAGCTTTGCGGAACTATGGCTGGCTGA
- a CDS encoding sulfite exporter TauE/SafE family protein, protein MNIFNTLLENSSYGVLTALVLGLMTAISPCPLATNISAIGFISRDLSNRNRVFASGLIYTLGRAISYTGLGIVLFFGASKFDVIRIFQGWGEKILGPVLILIGLLMLDFIKLSIPGFHLAERMENKKNIGFWNALLLGMAFALAFCPYSGVLYFGMLIPITISSPSGLLLPLVFALATGLPVIIFAWLLAYAVGNVGRAYNRLKMFELWFRRVVSVLFIGVGVYYIVIFFI, encoded by the coding sequence ATGAACATTTTTAACACCCTGCTTGAAAACTCTTCTTATGGAGTCCTCACGGCGCTTGTGCTGGGTTTAATGACTGCCATTAGTCCATGTCCGCTGGCAACCAATATTTCCGCTATCGGCTTTATTAGCCGCGATTTGAGTAACCGCAACAGGGTTTTTGCGAGTGGGCTCATTTATACACTTGGAAGGGCTATTTCTTATACGGGGCTTGGTATTGTTCTCTTTTTTGGAGCAAGCAAGTTTGATGTGATCCGGATTTTTCAGGGTTGGGGCGAAAAAATCCTGGGCCCTGTTCTGATTCTGATTGGCTTGTTGATGCTTGATTTTATCAAATTGAGCATTCCCGGCTTTCATTTAGCTGAACGGATGGAAAACAAAAAAAACATTGGTTTCTGGAATGCATTGTTGCTCGGAATGGCATTTGCGCTGGCTTTTTGTCCTTATAGTGGAGTGTTGTATTTTGGAATGCTCATCCCCATAACGATTTCAAGTCCGTCAGGTCTTTTATTGCCATTAGTTTTTGCTTTGGCTACCGGGTTGCCCGTTATCATTTTTGCCTGGCTGTTGGCCTATGCCGTTGGGAATGTTGGCAGGGCTTATAATCGGTTGAAAATGTTTGAACTATGGTTTCGCAGGGTGGTTTCTGTATTGTTTATAGGCGTAGGCGTATACTACATTGTAATCTTTTTTATCTGA
- a CDS encoding DMT family protein, whose protein sequence is MRTVLLLIASNVFMTFAWYGHLKFKEAALWKVILISWSIALFEYMLMVPANRIGHGTFSVAQLKTIQEVITLLVFAAFSVLFLKEPLKWNYLVGFAFIVMAVFFIFKKW, encoded by the coding sequence ATGAGAACTGTCTTATTACTGATTGCTTCTAATGTATTTATGACATTTGCCTGGTATGGCCACCTAAAATTTAAAGAAGCTGCTCTTTGGAAAGTTATATTAATTAGTTGGAGTATAGCTCTTTTCGAATATATGCTGATGGTTCCGGCCAACCGCATCGGACATGGCACCTTTTCCGTTGCACAGCTAAAAACCATTCAGGAAGTAATTACCTTGCTTGTTTTTGCAGCATTTTCTGTCCTGTTTTTGAAAGAACCACTTAAATGGAATTACCTGGTGGGCTTTGCATTCATCGTTATGGCAGTATTTTTTATTTTTAAAAAGTGGTAA
- the crcB gene encoding fluoride efflux transporter CrcB gives MLKILFVIGSGSFLGGVSRYLASRYIQSGFVSAIPFGTFFVNIIGCFLIGLFFGLSERGNLNNAELRLFLTVGFCGGFTTFSTFSNENLALLRDGSFLYFTLYAGLSVFLGLAATFAGNALTKVF, from the coding sequence ATGCTGAAAATACTTTTTGTGATTGGCTCCGGTAGTTTTTTAGGTGGTGTTTCCCGCTATCTCGCTTCACGCTATATTCAATCTGGCTTTGTTTCTGCAATCCCTTTCGGGACTTTTTTTGTAAATATCATTGGTTGTTTTCTGATTGGTTTGTTTTTTGGACTTTCTGAGCGTGGCAACCTGAACAATGCCGAGCTGAGGTTATTTCTAACGGTTGGCTTTTGCGGAGGTTTTACCACCTTTTCAACTTTCTCAAATGAAAATCTGGCTTTGTTACGCGATGGTAGTTTTCTTTATTTCACCTTATATGCCGGATTAAGTGTTTTTTTGGGGCTGGCGGCCACATTTGCAGGAAATGCATTAACCAAAGTATTTTAA
- a CDS encoding rhodanese-like domain-containing protein: MKLKPSEAFQKMNEGAIFLDIIDEEGFSVVAYDGIETTQVTLLQLLEKLQWLDKAPVYIAGGYDEASGFKAANLLYHQGFENVGYVAGGVQAWFQEGFLVKYNVNHGCSSGSCDTGGCSSGSCSTGYEDDDEMGGCSGCSCGH, translated from the coding sequence ATGAAACTTAAGCCCTCAGAGGCTTTCCAAAAAATGAATGAAGGTGCTATATTCCTTGATATTATTGATGAAGAGGGATTTAGTGTTGTTGCTTATGATGGCATTGAAACTACGCAGGTTACATTGTTGCAGTTACTTGAAAAATTGCAATGGCTTGATAAAGCGCCTGTGTATATTGCCGGAGGTTATGATGAGGCAAGTGGTTTTAAAGCCGCAAACCTTCTTTATCATCAGGGGTTTGAAAATGTGGGTTATGTAGCTGGCGGTGTTCAGGCCTGGTTTCAGGAAGGTTTTTTGGTTAAGTACAATGTAAACCATGGCTGCAGCTCAGGAAGCTGTGATACAGGTGGGTGCAGCTCTGGCAGTTGCAGCACCGGGTACGAAGATGATGATGAAATGGGCGGATGCAGCGGTTGCTCTTGCGGGCATTAA
- a CDS encoding permease translates to MKLKRIIWIIAGIVIWYFIYHNLEPAVDFLIEQVFNLKQGAHLTEALRFFIFEVPKVMMLLVLIIFFVGIVRTFFTAERTRKALEGKSLFAGNIMAAMLGIVTPFCSCSAIPLFLGFMEAGVPLGVTFSFLIAAPMINEVAVVLLFGLFGWEVAAIYIGTGLILAIAAGWMIGKLKLERHVEGWVYEMKGNVTDGENEIITMDQRISRGFDAVREIVGKVWIYIVIGVGVGAAAHGYVPESFMAQLMGKSTWYSVPLSILIGVPLYSNAAGIIPIVSVLIEKGVPLGTALAFMMSVIGLSLPELIILRKVLKLRLIFAFVGIVSTGIIIVGFIFNWIY, encoded by the coding sequence ATGAAATTGAAAAGAATTATCTGGATTATTGCCGGAATTGTGATATGGTACTTCATTTATCATAACCTGGAGCCTGCGGTTGATTTTTTAATTGAGCAGGTTTTCAACCTTAAACAGGGAGCTCATTTGACAGAAGCACTGCGCTTTTTTATTTTCGAAGTGCCTAAAGTCATGATGCTGTTGGTGCTGATAATTTTCTTTGTGGGCATTGTAAGGACCTTTTTTACAGCTGAACGCACCCGCAAAGCACTTGAAGGAAAGTCACTTTTTGCCGGAAACATTATGGCAGCCATGCTGGGTATTGTTACCCCTTTTTGCTCGTGTTCAGCCATTCCGCTTTTTCTTGGATTTATGGAGGCCGGTGTTCCCTTAGGTGTAACATTCTCTTTTTTGATAGCTGCTCCTATGATCAATGAAGTTGCCGTGGTTCTTTTGTTCGGGCTTTTTGGGTGGGAGGTGGCCGCTATTTATATTGGAACAGGCCTTATACTTGCCATTGCTGCAGGTTGGATGATAGGAAAGCTCAAACTGGAAAGGCATGTTGAGGGCTGGGTTTACGAAATGAAGGGCAATGTCACTGATGGTGAAAATGAAATTATTACAATGGATCAGCGTATCAGCAGGGGTTTTGATGCCGTTAGAGAAATTGTTGGAAAGGTCTGGATTTATATTGTAATTGGCGTAGGAGTGGGGGCTGCAGCTCATGGTTATGTACCGGAAAGCTTTATGGCTCAGCTGATGGGTAAATCAACCTGGTATTCTGTCCCTCTTTCTATTCTGATTGGCGTTCCACTTTATTCCAACGCCGCAGGAATTATTCCGATTGTAAGTGTTCTGATTGAGAAAGGTGTGCCGCTTGGCACTGCTTTGGCTTTTATGATGTCGGTTATTGGTCTTTCGTTGCCCGAATTGATTATCCTTCGCAAAGTGTTGAAATTGAGACTTATTTTTGCTTTTGTGGGTATTGTTTCTACTGGTATCATCATTGTAGGTTTTATTTTTAATTGGATTTATTGA
- the arsB gene encoding ACR3 family arsenite efflux transporter, with amino-acid sequence MSKLQEMSFFDRYLSLWVTGCIVVGIFLGKTFPAIPQTLGKLEYASVSIPIAVLIWVMIFPMMLKIDFTSVAHAVKMPKGLTITLVVNWLVKPFTMFGFAWLFFFVIFKWLIPATLAKEYLAGAVLLGAAPCTAMVFVWSHLTQGNPAYTLVQVAVNDLIIMVAFIPIVTFLLGVSGIVIPWNTLILSVVLFVVIPLVIAVFVRRTVIRRYGLNYFNQVFIRKFTGTTIAGLLFTLIIIFSFQGDIILGNPLNILLIAIPLIIQTFFIFFIAYKWAEIWKLPHSIAAPASMIGASNFFELSVAVAIVLFGLNSGATLVTVVGVLVEVPVMLSLVKIANRTRFKFAGN; translated from the coding sequence ATGAGCAAATTACAGGAAATGTCTTTTTTTGACCGGTACCTTAGTTTATGGGTGACTGGTTGTATCGTTGTAGGGATTTTTCTGGGTAAGACCTTTCCCGCAATTCCTCAAACTCTCGGAAAACTGGAGTATGCCAGCGTCTCAATCCCCATCGCAGTGTTAATTTGGGTGATGATTTTTCCCATGATGCTTAAAATTGATTTTACAAGTGTTGCACATGCTGTAAAAATGCCTAAAGGCCTGACTATTACTCTTGTAGTTAACTGGTTGGTTAAACCGTTTACGATGTTTGGCTTTGCCTGGCTGTTTTTTTTCGTCATCTTTAAGTGGTTAATCCCGGCTACCCTTGCCAAAGAATATCTGGCAGGAGCTGTGCTGCTTGGAGCAGCTCCGTGCACTGCAATGGTATTTGTGTGGAGTCATCTTACACAAGGCAACCCTGCTTATACCCTTGTTCAGGTTGCGGTTAACGATCTGATAATTATGGTGGCATTTATCCCAATTGTTACTTTTCTCCTGGGTGTCAGCGGCATTGTAATTCCATGGAATACATTGATACTCTCTGTGGTGTTGTTTGTCGTTATCCCTCTCGTTATTGCTGTTTTTGTCAGACGAACTGTTATCAGACGTTACGGGCTCAACTATTTTAATCAGGTTTTCATCAGAAAATTTACCGGGACAACCATAGCCGGACTGTTATTCACACTTATCATTATTTTTTCATTCCAGGGCGATATTATTCTTGGAAATCCCTTAAATATTCTCTTGATAGCCATTCCGTTAATTATACAGACTTTTTTTATTTTTTTTATTGCTTACAAGTGGGCAGAAATTTGGAAACTTCCTCACAGTATTGCAGCTCCGGCTTCTATGATAGGAGCCAGTAATTTTTTTGAACTTTCGGTGGCTGTGGCCATTGTTCTTTTCGGGCTTAATTCAGGCGCCACACTTGTTACTGTTGTTGGTGTCCTTGTTGAAGTACCTGTAATGCTTTCTTTAGTAAAAATTGCCAATAGAACCCGGTTTAAATTTGCCGGTAATTGA
- a CDS encoding DUF190 domain-containing protein, whose translation MKADSEIIRLRVYISNTDKFRHSLLSETLVFAARRYGLAGATVFRGSMGYGSSSVVHTSKLWEITEKLPVIIEIVDDHKMINQFLDIIRPWFHKIPTGCLITTEKVKVELFKKGVNKKFF comes from the coding sequence ATGAAAGCAGATTCAGAAATCATCAGGCTGCGGGTTTATATCAGCAATACTGATAAGTTCAGACATTCCTTGCTAAGTGAAACACTTGTTTTTGCTGCCCGCAGGTATGGCCTTGCCGGAGCAACTGTGTTCAGAGGGAGCATGGGATATGGGTCGAGTAGTGTGGTTCATACTTCCAAGTTGTGGGAAATTACTGAAAAACTACCTGTAATCATTGAAATTGTTGATGACCATAAGATGATAAACCAGTTTTTGGATATTATCAGGCCCTGGTTTCATAAGATACCAACCGGTTGTTTGATTACGACTGAAAAGGTAAAAGTTGAGCTGTTTAAAAAAGGGGTTAATAAGAAGTTTTTTTAA